In Leptospira bourretii, a genomic segment contains:
- a CDS encoding Crp/Fnr family transcriptional regulator yields the protein MGLKESLAKLSMINIKRGEVLFKEGVPSNGAMFFLFEGQLDIYKQIEGKHIKLRSILPGEFFGEMAIINNSPRAASIVVVSETAKLGIINRTTFVQMSQESPEFLFLLLKKVIERLYETDGKIRAIKRKQDEDSMIAKIIPASGANTDDNEGNSTNQPEPFSDDIAPIGE from the coding sequence ATGGGACTTAAAGAATCTCTCGCAAAACTAAGTATGATCAATATCAAACGTGGAGAGGTTCTCTTTAAAGAGGGAGTTCCTTCGAACGGTGCCATGTTCTTTTTGTTTGAAGGACAGTTGGATATTTATAAACAAATTGAAGGCAAACATATAAAACTAAGAAGTATCCTACCGGGTGAGTTTTTTGGTGAAATGGCCATTATCAATAATAGTCCGAGAGCTGCATCGATTGTTGTTGTTTCAGAAACAGCAAAATTAGGAATCATCAACCGAACTACCTTTGTTCAGATGAGCCAAGAAAGTCCTGAATTTTTATTTTTATTACTCAAAAAAGTAATCGAACGATTGTATGAAACCGACGGAAAAATCAGGGCCATCAAACGGAAACAAGACGAAGATTCGATGATTGCTAAAATAATTCCTGCATCTGGGGCAAACACTGATGATAACGAAGGAAATTCAACAAACCAACCGGAACCGTTCTCAGATGATATCGCTCCTATTGGGGAATGA
- a CDS encoding Crp/Fnr family transcriptional regulator yields the protein MSIPKKDNRINIFDFVNTVPTKTFKRGEIIVREGEPSNEKMYFILSGSLSVGMGAPDQGNFHEVRKLSTGEFFGEIALISSHPRAMTVFIDSDRAQLGILDKQNLTRIANSNPMFVYALLQTYVERLIEAEQRLKDLTESSDGT from the coding sequence ATGTCCATTCCTAAAAAAGACAATCGAATCAACATCTTTGACTTCGTGAATACTGTCCCTACAAAGACATTCAAACGAGGAGAAATCATCGTAAGAGAAGGAGAACCGTCTAACGAAAAGATGTATTTCATCTTAAGTGGTTCTCTTTCTGTTGGAATGGGTGCACCAGACCAGGGAAATTTTCATGAAGTAAGAAAACTTTCCACTGGCGAATTTTTCGGAGAGATTGCACTAATCTCAAGCCATCCAAGGGCAATGACAGTATTTATTGATTCAGACAGAGCCCAACTCGGAATCCTTGATAAACAAAACTTAACGCGCATTGCAAATTCAAACCCAATGTTTGTATATGCTTTGCTACAAACATACGTTGAACGTTTAATTGAAGCAGAACAAAGATTAAAAGATCTAACGGAGTCAAGTGATGGGACTTAA
- a CDS encoding peptidoglycan DD-metalloendopeptidase family protein has protein sequence MKNQKILFTSIFLLFCSLPVLSQTSLEERDKQRQSGLVSANQKKQEEILQKYNDFVSRVQNKYPGLKIVNSPIDLKQAEGISDHNAAPGAREKKSKSLSAIAGDSFFLQLEPSNQPSTRSTTKVKKGESVEVVMVLKQDVTAKSEKPHWVLVRTKSKQEGYITQDLLSPTKPAVKSRNTDGLSLDLSSLSGRVTETPNTNYSNSKQGKDMWVEASSLNMRGEPDVNAYVVARLPKGQKVKIETSSSSEDTIDGITSQWHQVSSAYGTGWVFGGYLSTSEVVSYDVQPGEISYPQENPDELKSGEKRYVRSTSLRMRDEPNDYGSVVTSIPGDEKIKIIDTKKEIETIGGVRSRWIYISWNDEWEGWVFGGFVSKDRGPLVDSDDISKYFQIPVDNDRYVSSNFGTRVDPVTGKVGAFHSGIDLPASIGTPIKAVSDGKVWRTITTSGGYGMLTILSHKNNIFTYYAHQNERQVKEGDSVRSGDIIGQVGNTGKSTGPHLHFEVRKGPDQQALDPDAYLPK, from the coding sequence ATGAAAAATCAGAAAATCCTTTTTACCTCTATTTTTCTATTATTTTGTTCCTTACCTGTTTTGTCTCAAACCTCACTTGAGGAAAGGGACAAACAAAGGCAATCAGGTCTTGTTTCTGCCAACCAAAAGAAACAAGAGGAGATTTTACAAAAATACAATGACTTCGTCAGTCGTGTTCAGAACAAATATCCCGGACTCAAAATCGTAAACTCTCCCATCGACTTAAAACAAGCAGAAGGGATTTCCGATCACAATGCAGCACCGGGTGCCAGAGAAAAAAAATCAAAGTCACTTTCAGCCATAGCAGGAGACAGCTTTTTTTTACAACTAGAACCCTCCAACCAACCATCCACTCGATCAACCACCAAGGTGAAAAAAGGAGAATCTGTAGAAGTGGTGATGGTCTTAAAACAAGATGTAACTGCTAAAAGCGAAAAACCACACTGGGTTCTTGTAAGAACAAAATCAAAACAAGAAGGATATATTACTCAAGACCTACTTTCTCCAACCAAACCAGCAGTTAAATCAAGAAATACAGATGGATTGTCTTTAGATTTATCTTCTCTTTCGGGAAGAGTCACAGAAACACCTAACACAAATTATTCCAATTCAAAACAGGGAAAAGATATGTGGGTGGAAGCAAGTTCTCTTAACATGAGGGGAGAACCAGATGTCAATGCTTACGTTGTGGCAAGACTACCCAAAGGTCAAAAAGTTAAAATTGAAACTTCCAGTAGTTCCGAAGATACCATCGATGGTATCACTTCGCAATGGCACCAAGTCTCATCCGCTTATGGCACCGGTTGGGTGTTTGGTGGATATTTGAGTACATCAGAAGTTGTTTCTTACGATGTCCAACCGGGTGAGATCTCTTACCCACAAGAAAATCCAGATGAATTAAAAAGTGGAGAAAAACGATATGTTCGATCCACAAGTCTAAGGATGAGAGATGAACCAAACGATTATGGTTCCGTAGTCACATCAATTCCTGGGGATGAAAAAATCAAAATCATCGATACCAAAAAAGAAATAGAAACCATTGGTGGAGTTAGATCCAGATGGATCTATATATCTTGGAATGATGAATGGGAAGGATGGGTTTTTGGAGGGTTTGTTTCCAAAGATCGTGGACCTCTTGTCGATAGCGATGATATATCCAAATACTTTCAAATCCCTGTGGACAATGATCGTTATGTATCTTCTAATTTTGGTACCAGAGTCGATCCAGTCACTGGAAAGGTTGGTGCTTTCCATTCAGGGATTGATTTACCTGCATCTATTGGTACACCGATAAAAGCAGTTAGCGATGGAAAAGTTTGGAGAACCATTACAACTAGCGGTGGTTATGGGATGTTGACTATCCTTAGCCATAAAAACAATATATTCACCTATTATGCCCACCAAAATGAACGCCAAGTAAAAGAAGGTGACAGTGTCCGATCAGGCGATATCATTGGTCAGGTAGGAAACACAGGCAAATCAACCGGCCCACATTTACATTTTGAAGTTAGGAAAGGACCTGACCAACAAGCTTTGGATCCAGATGCCTATTTACCCAAATGA
- a CDS encoding ankyrin repeat domain-containing protein, translating to MKHKFFTLSLALLFVSFGSSFAQNNPPETTTITPAAPDMVQILLKGNPKDFETAITNGGDINASDESGKTLLVLAVEKNKPKQFEILLNQGADLNRRDLSGKTLLHYVVTSRFTNQIKTIVEKGADLNAYDADGNTALHVAILKSNLAVQKLLVESKADVNLRNNPRKSPLYLAFEKSKLDSITYLLQNGADINLPDLTGRTPVFVAIDQRNIKLLNLSLDSNGNPNTEDTKSISPIVFAIEKGFTQGVEVLLNRGANVNAKTPEGESLLFYSVEKKNLAVANLLLKKGLNVDSKNLTGKTLFEIALQKNDTNLLKLVLDAGANPNQTLSSNKIPLEESIETSKWVIAEILIQKNADVLTPNSSGYLPIHLASRKSGLKIVEELLKKNVPVDVQNQRTGETALSLALENKQLPITKFLLSKKADPNHKQKDGSSLIFSTIERKDAEGFKLLVSAGANLQSLNEEGENLITTVCKLDIEKKDQKFSDETIKLLISKGVNPNTKNKRGLSALHIALNRNRIDTMSQLITLGADPNLTDNNGLTVLHKAIQKFLSSKDNNQTENYKKLVLFLVERRANLNQQDKLGKTILSELAIQFDPGKSDSILELARVFVLNGGDSKLEDKLGKSPLEYAEDKKIPELIEIYRGL from the coding sequence ATGAAACATAAATTTTTTACTCTCAGCTTAGCCCTTCTATTCGTTTCTTTCGGATCTAGTTTTGCACAAAACAATCCACCTGAAACAACCACAATCACTCCAGCGGCACCTGACATGGTGCAGATTCTACTAAAGGGAAATCCAAAAGATTTTGAAACTGCCATCACAAACGGTGGTGACATCAATGCCAGTGACGAATCTGGAAAAACACTTCTTGTCCTAGCTGTTGAAAAAAATAAACCAAAACAATTTGAAATCCTACTGAATCAAGGAGCCGATTTAAACAGAAGAGATTTGTCCGGCAAAACATTATTACACTACGTTGTCACCTCTCGTTTCACAAACCAAATCAAAACCATTGTAGAAAAAGGTGCCGATCTAAATGCTTATGATGCAGATGGGAACACTGCCCTACATGTGGCGATACTTAAATCAAATCTCGCAGTACAAAAGTTACTAGTAGAAAGTAAGGCTGATGTAAATTTAAGAAACAATCCAAGAAAGTCCCCTCTTTACTTAGCTTTCGAAAAATCAAAACTAGATTCTATTACTTACCTTCTTCAAAATGGGGCCGATATCAATCTTCCTGACTTAACCGGAAGAACTCCCGTATTTGTTGCCATTGACCAAAGGAATATAAAATTATTAAATCTAAGTTTGGACTCCAATGGGAATCCTAACACGGAAGACACAAAGTCCATCAGTCCCATTGTTTTTGCGATTGAAAAAGGATTCACACAAGGTGTGGAAGTTCTTTTGAATCGAGGTGCAAATGTCAATGCAAAAACACCTGAAGGAGAATCTCTGCTTTTTTATTCTGTAGAAAAGAAAAATCTAGCAGTCGCTAACTTACTTTTAAAAAAAGGTTTGAATGTTGATTCCAAAAACTTAACTGGAAAAACTTTATTTGAAATCGCCTTACAGAAAAATGACACCAATCTTTTGAAACTTGTTTTAGATGCAGGTGCGAATCCAAATCAAACCCTCTCTTCTAACAAAATTCCACTCGAAGAATCGATTGAAACTTCCAAGTGGGTGATTGCAGAAATATTAATCCAAAAAAATGCCGATGTTTTAACACCAAATTCATCTGGTTATTTGCCTATTCATTTAGCCTCTAGAAAGTCAGGATTAAAAATTGTAGAAGAATTACTTAAAAAAAATGTTCCTGTTGATGTTCAAAATCAAAGAACCGGAGAAACTGCACTTTCGTTAGCTTTAGAAAACAAACAGCTACCAATCACTAAATTCCTTTTATCAAAAAAAGCAGACCCAAACCATAAACAAAAAGACGGTTCGAGTCTTATTTTTTCAACCATTGAAAGAAAAGATGCGGAAGGATTCAAACTTTTGGTCTCAGCTGGTGCCAATCTCCAATCACTCAATGAAGAAGGTGAAAATTTAATCACTACTGTTTGTAAGTTGGACATTGAAAAAAAGGATCAAAAATTTTCTGACGAAACAATCAAGTTATTGATCAGTAAAGGTGTGAACCCCAATACCAAAAACAAACGAGGGTTAAGTGCTCTTCACATTGCGCTCAACCGAAATCGAATCGATACAATGTCCCAACTCATTACATTAGGTGCAGATCCCAACCTAACAGATAATAACGGACTGACCGTATTACATAAGGCCATTCAAAAATTCTTATCTTCCAAAGATAACAACCAAACAGAAAACTATAAGAAACTAGTACTATTCCTAGTAGAAAGAAGAGCGAACTTAAACCAACAAGATAAATTAGGGAAAACTATACTTTCCGAACTAGCAATCCAGTTTGATCCTGGTAAAAGCGATTCCATTTTGGAATTGGCGAGGGTCTTCGTTTTAAATGGCGGAGATTCTAAACTAGAAGATAAATTGGGAAAGTCTCCTCTGGAATATGCGGAGGATAAAAAAATACCTGAACTGATTGAGATTTACCGCGGCCTTTAA
- a CDS encoding alpha/beta hydrolase family esterase, producing MKSLYLVIISSFFLVSCFGLIRRLTPNEKIDSFDIQDKKRTYIVHYPKNWNGSPIPLLVALHGRFGSGSSMIKQTKLDILSDSKGVVVVFPDGYKRSWADGRGNTPADEDKINDIVFIESIVKRMIAEGSVDPKKVFLVGHSNGGFMAQRLAVEKPNLWKGVVSVAAQISVYTLKRKIVLKTNPVSVGIIAGTEDPLVPYSGGYVRDGGEILSVDDSILRWKEWNQCSDSVNKKSETFNEDLSEIKIDFFRYESCTDDKKVGLIQLNGLGHSWPGETPMIPFINQGKTTKVIDGSKLVWDFMESL from the coding sequence ATGAAAAGTCTATATTTAGTTATTATATCTAGCTTTTTCTTGGTTTCTTGTTTTGGGTTGATTCGAAGACTAACTCCCAATGAAAAAATAGATTCCTTTGACATTCAAGATAAAAAAAGAACCTATATAGTTCATTATCCTAAAAACTGGAATGGGTCGCCAATACCATTGTTAGTTGCTTTACATGGACGATTTGGGTCTGGATCTAGTATGATCAAACAAACTAAGTTAGATATTCTTTCCGATTCCAAAGGGGTTGTCGTTGTGTTTCCTGATGGTTACAAAAGAAGCTGGGCTGATGGAAGGGGGAATACCCCTGCGGATGAAGATAAGATCAATGATATAGTTTTTATCGAATCAATCGTAAAACGAATGATTGCCGAAGGTTCGGTTGACCCAAAAAAAGTATTTTTGGTGGGGCATTCCAATGGTGGTTTTATGGCCCAACGACTTGCTGTTGAGAAGCCAAACTTATGGAAGGGAGTTGTAAGTGTGGCGGCCCAAATTTCAGTTTACACACTCAAACGGAAAATCGTACTAAAAACAAATCCTGTATCAGTAGGCATTATTGCTGGTACAGAGGATCCACTTGTCCCATATAGTGGTGGTTATGTGAGAGATGGTGGAGAAATTTTATCCGTTGATGATTCTATATTGCGATGGAAAGAGTGGAACCAATGTTCTGACTCAGTTAACAAAAAATCAGAAACTTTCAATGAAGATCTTAGCGAAATAAAAATAGATTTTTTTCGATATGAAAGTTGTACAGATGATAAAAAAGTTGGATTGATTCAATTAAATGGTCTTGGGCATAGTTGGCCAGGAGAAACACCTATGATTCCTTTTATCAATCAGGGAAAAACAACAAAAGTCATTGATGGTTCCAAACTTGTTTGGGATTTTATGGAGAGTCTGTGA
- a CDS encoding SDR family oxidoreductase, which translates to MTVSKIALVTGASRGIGLAISQMLVGMGYFVYGVCRKPEHCNYKNESFHLFSCDLSNAKDIDQLLVRIPKKNEINLLVHSAGLAYFAPVEELSSEKIREMVNVHITAPMLLTSQLTRFLKQNHGRIVFIGSVAGKEISPWGNVYASLKAGIHHYARELFAELRKFGVKVYLVIPDITKTDFYNHLNFEPDEDPNSYLLPGQIAEVIQELVAEDRNWVVPEIQISPELFKIKRKKHNESFPNRSDII; encoded by the coding sequence GTGACTGTTTCCAAAATAGCCTTGGTTACAGGGGCATCTCGGGGGATTGGACTTGCCATCTCTCAGATGTTAGTTGGAATGGGTTATTTTGTTTATGGTGTTTGCCGAAAGCCAGAACACTGCAATTATAAAAATGAATCATTTCATTTGTTTTCCTGTGATCTTTCGAATGCAAAAGATATTGATCAACTTTTGGTTCGTATTCCCAAAAAAAATGAAATCAATTTGTTGGTTCACTCTGCAGGTCTTGCGTATTTTGCCCCCGTTGAAGAATTATCTTCTGAAAAAATTCGGGAGATGGTTAACGTTCACATAACAGCTCCCATGTTGCTTACGAGTCAACTAACACGATTTTTGAAACAAAACCATGGAAGAATTGTTTTTATTGGTTCTGTGGCAGGAAAAGAAATTTCACCTTGGGGGAACGTATATGCTTCTCTTAAAGCAGGGATTCATCATTATGCAAGGGAACTTTTTGCCGAATTACGTAAGTTTGGTGTAAAGGTTTATCTGGTCATACCAGATATCACAAAAACAGATTTTTATAATCACTTAAATTTTGAACCGGATGAAGATCCGAATTCCTATTTATTGCCTGGGCAAATCGCAGAAGTCATTCAAGAACTAGTTGCAGAGGATCGAAATTGGGTAGTTCCTGAAATTCAAATTTCGCCAGAACTATTTAAGATTAAACGTAAAAAACATAATGAATCATTCCCCAATAGGAGCGATATCATCTGA
- a CDS encoding DNA alkylation repair protein, with amino-acid sequence MEPLKEMYSHDWVLNLGSHLNAVDSNIKPLEFQKQVFSSPWKEMELKERINRLAEVVVQNWQGPIANIYPNLLTLIDSLRNQGISDFNFPYIFLNDIVTKSGLSDFETSMKAFEKITVFSSSEFAIRFFYKQHFDKTLKQMFLWSKHKEPMVRRLASEGSRPMLPWGIGIPEIKNNPEIHLSILESLWDDRNEIVRRSVANHLNDISKLNPELVLEFCKHKFGKTSELDKTLKHSLRTLLKKGNTKALGFFSYNTKWKPEKFKFSLSQKEVKVGNALEFKIYLSQNSKDKTKLRLEYKIGFRLSNGKHGFKVFQLGERILLPSETIEITKKHSFAPITTRVYYPGTHTISILLNGNEYDLRKFELKRG; translated from the coding sequence GGGAAGTCACCTGAATGCAGTTGATTCCAATATTAAACCTTTGGAATTTCAGAAACAGGTATTTTCTTCCCCTTGGAAGGAGATGGAGTTAAAAGAAAGAATCAACAGACTTGCCGAAGTGGTGGTTCAAAATTGGCAGGGTCCAATCGCAAATATTTATCCTAATCTCCTTACTTTAATTGATTCACTTCGCAACCAAGGGATTTCCGATTTTAATTTTCCATATATTTTTTTGAATGATATTGTCACCAAATCTGGGTTAAGTGATTTTGAAACATCAATGAAAGCTTTCGAAAAAATCACTGTGTTTTCCAGTTCTGAATTTGCGATTCGTTTTTTTTATAAACAACACTTTGATAAAACTTTAAAACAGATGTTTCTTTGGTCGAAACACAAAGAGCCAATGGTTCGAAGGTTGGCTAGTGAAGGAAGTCGTCCTATGTTACCTTGGGGAATAGGAATTCCGGAAATTAAAAATAATCCAGAAATTCATTTGTCGATACTAGAATCTCTTTGGGATGATCGGAACGAAATTGTCCGTCGGAGTGTTGCAAACCATTTAAACGATATATCAAAGTTAAATCCGGAATTAGTATTAGAGTTCTGTAAACATAAGTTTGGCAAAACATCTGAGTTAGACAAAACCTTAAAACATTCCCTCCGTACACTTCTTAAAAAAGGAAATACCAAAGCCTTGGGTTTCTTTTCTTATAACACAAAATGGAAACCAGAAAAATTTAAATTTTCACTGTCACAGAAGGAAGTTAAAGTTGGAAATGCACTTGAATTTAAAATTTATTTAAGTCAAAATTCAAAAGATAAAACGAAATTGAGACTAGAATATAAAATTGGGTTCCGGTTATCTAATGGAAAACATGGATTTAAAGTATTTCAGTTAGGTGAACGAATATTGTTGCCATCTGAAACCATAGAGATAACCAAAAAACATTCATTTGCACCCATTACCACTCGAGTGTATTATCCTGGAACCCATACGATTTCTATTTTGTTAAATGGAAACGAATATGATTTGCGAAAATTTGAATTGAAAAGAGGATAG